A single region of the Larimichthys crocea isolate SSNF unplaced genomic scaffold, L_crocea_2.0 scaffold397, whole genome shotgun sequence genome encodes:
- the LOC113745060 gene encoding glycogen debranching enzyme-like isoform X1: MASTSQMLPQHLKQIRVLMLNDKENLERTLFRLEQGFELQFRLGPSLQGRRVMVHTNYPLEGQPFDRNNFRVLAWNYPTGREDDSDKFCSLDLQIAGSYQYYFGYGDTECSGRGYIVVDPVLRVGADNHVLPLDCITIQTYLSKCLGHLDDWPDRLRVSKESGYNMIHFTPLQTLGESRSCYSLADQLTFNPEFSPEGESYNWEDVGALVEKLRTEWNMLCITDVVYNHTAANSVWIKEHPECGYNLVNSPHLRPAWVLDRAILHLTTRVAEGRYKSKGLPAVITNESHLNALRRVLWEDVYPEIKLWEFFQIKVDSSVEQFRTLLQKGTEPDRSKTGGKKGLKITQDPHYRRYGNTVDMDSALETFVPHSSSPQHIEDCCGWLRQKLNELNEEQHHIIHQHQEQAANCIVGNIVYERLADHGPKLGPVNRKNPLVTRYFTFPYQDMTLEQELQLLDQPDKTCHFLAHNGWVMGDDPLRNFAEPGNIY, from the exons aTGTTGCCTCAACACTTGAAGCAGATCCGAGTCCTCATGCTCAACGACAAGGAGAACTTAGAGAGGACTCTGTTCAGACTCGAACAAG gGTTTGAACTCCAGTTCCGCCTGGGCCCAAGCCTTCAGGGCAGGAGGGTTATGGTGCACACCAACTACCCACTTGAAGGACAACCGTTTGACCGAAACAACTTCCGTGTTTTAGCATGGAACTACCCAACAGGGAGAGAGGATGACTCTGATAAGTTCTGCTCTCTGGACCTCCAGATAGCCGGGTCCTATCAGTACTACTTTGGATATGG agacacagagtgctCAGGGAGAGGATACATCGTGGTCGACCCCGTCCTTCGTGTTGGAGCAGACAATCACGTCCTCCCATTAGACTGCATCACCATCCAGACCTACCTGTCCAAATGTCTTGGACACCTCGATGACTGGCCAGATAGACTGAGAGTATCCAAggagtcag GTTACAACATGATCCACTTCACGCCTCTGCAGACTCTAGGAGAGTCCAGGTCCTGTTACTCTTTGGCGGACCAGCTGACCTTTAACCCTGAGTTCAGCCCAGAGGGTGAGAGCTACAACTGGGAAGATGTGGGGGCTCTGGTGGAGAAGTTAAGGACAGAATGGAACATGCTGTGTATTACAGACGTGGTGTATAATCATACTG CTGCTAACAGTGTGTGGATCAAAGAACATCCAGAGTGCGGTTACAACCTGGTGAACTCACCTCACCTGCGACCAGCCTGGGTCTTAGATAGAGCTATCCTCCATTTAACCACCAGAGTAGCAGAGGGACGCTACAAATCTAAAGGACTACCTGCTGTCATTACCAATGAGAGCCATCTGAAT gcccTCCGTAGAGTGTTGTGGGAAGATGTGTATCCTGAGATCAAGCTGTGGGAGTTCTTCCAGATCAAAGTGGACAGTTCTGTGGAGCAGTTCAGAACTCTGCTCCAAAAAG GCACCGAGCCAGATCGTAGTAAGACTGGAGGGAAGAAGGGCCTGAAGATCACTCAGGACCCACATTACCGTCGTTATGGCAACACAGTGGACATGGACTCTGCTCTGGAGACATTTGTACCTCACAG cTCCTCCCCACAGCATATCGAGGACTGCTGTGGTTGGCTGAGACAGAAGCTTAACGAGTTGAATGAAGAGCAGCACCACATCATACACCAGCATCAGGAGCAG GCTGCCaactgcattgtgggaaataTAGTGTATGAGCGTTTGGCTGACCACGGCCCCAAGCTTGGTCCCGTTAACAGGAAAAACCCTCTAGTTACCAG GTATTTCACCTTCCCATATCAGGACATGACTCTAgagcaggagctgcagctgcttgaCCAGCCAGACAAGACGTGTCATTTCCTGGCTCACAACGGCTGGGTGATGGGCGACGATCCACTGCGTAATTTTGCAGAGCCAGGTAACATATATTAA
- the LOC113745060 gene encoding glycogen debranching enzyme-like isoform X2 gives MLPQHLKQIRVLMLNDKENLERTLFRLEQGFELQFRLGPSLQGRRVMVHTNYPLEGQPFDRNNFRVLAWNYPTGREDDSDKFCSLDLQIAGSYQYYFGYGDTECSGRGYIVVDPVLRVGADNHVLPLDCITIQTYLSKCLGHLDDWPDRLRVSKESGYNMIHFTPLQTLGESRSCYSLADQLTFNPEFSPEGESYNWEDVGALVEKLRTEWNMLCITDVVYNHTAANSVWIKEHPECGYNLVNSPHLRPAWVLDRAILHLTTRVAEGRYKSKGLPAVITNESHLNALRRVLWEDVYPEIKLWEFFQIKVDSSVEQFRTLLQKGTEPDRSKTGGKKGLKITQDPHYRRYGNTVDMDSALETFVPHSSSPQHIEDCCGWLRQKLNELNEEQHHIIHQHQEQAANCIVGNIVYERLADHGPKLGPVNRKNPLVTRYFTFPYQDMTLEQELQLLDQPDKTCHFLAHNGWVMGDDPLRNFAEPGNIY, from the exons aTGTTGCCTCAACACTTGAAGCAGATCCGAGTCCTCATGCTCAACGACAAGGAGAACTTAGAGAGGACTCTGTTCAGACTCGAACAAG gGTTTGAACTCCAGTTCCGCCTGGGCCCAAGCCTTCAGGGCAGGAGGGTTATGGTGCACACCAACTACCCACTTGAAGGACAACCGTTTGACCGAAACAACTTCCGTGTTTTAGCATGGAACTACCCAACAGGGAGAGAGGATGACTCTGATAAGTTCTGCTCTCTGGACCTCCAGATAGCCGGGTCCTATCAGTACTACTTTGGATATGG agacacagagtgctCAGGGAGAGGATACATCGTGGTCGACCCCGTCCTTCGTGTTGGAGCAGACAATCACGTCCTCCCATTAGACTGCATCACCATCCAGACCTACCTGTCCAAATGTCTTGGACACCTCGATGACTGGCCAGATAGACTGAGAGTATCCAAggagtcag GTTACAACATGATCCACTTCACGCCTCTGCAGACTCTAGGAGAGTCCAGGTCCTGTTACTCTTTGGCGGACCAGCTGACCTTTAACCCTGAGTTCAGCCCAGAGGGTGAGAGCTACAACTGGGAAGATGTGGGGGCTCTGGTGGAGAAGTTAAGGACAGAATGGAACATGCTGTGTATTACAGACGTGGTGTATAATCATACTG CTGCTAACAGTGTGTGGATCAAAGAACATCCAGAGTGCGGTTACAACCTGGTGAACTCACCTCACCTGCGACCAGCCTGGGTCTTAGATAGAGCTATCCTCCATTTAACCACCAGAGTAGCAGAGGGACGCTACAAATCTAAAGGACTACCTGCTGTCATTACCAATGAGAGCCATCTGAAT gcccTCCGTAGAGTGTTGTGGGAAGATGTGTATCCTGAGATCAAGCTGTGGGAGTTCTTCCAGATCAAAGTGGACAGTTCTGTGGAGCAGTTCAGAACTCTGCTCCAAAAAG GCACCGAGCCAGATCGTAGTAAGACTGGAGGGAAGAAGGGCCTGAAGATCACTCAGGACCCACATTACCGTCGTTATGGCAACACAGTGGACATGGACTCTGCTCTGGAGACATTTGTACCTCACAG cTCCTCCCCACAGCATATCGAGGACTGCTGTGGTTGGCTGAGACAGAAGCTTAACGAGTTGAATGAAGAGCAGCACCACATCATACACCAGCATCAGGAGCAG GCTGCCaactgcattgtgggaaataTAGTGTATGAGCGTTTGGCTGACCACGGCCCCAAGCTTGGTCCCGTTAACAGGAAAAACCCTCTAGTTACCAG GTATTTCACCTTCCCATATCAGGACATGACTCTAgagcaggagctgcagctgcttgaCCAGCCAGACAAGACGTGTCATTTCCTGGCTCACAACGGCTGGGTGATGGGCGACGATCCACTGCGTAATTTTGCAGAGCCAGGTAACATATATTAA